One window of Entelurus aequoreus isolate RoL-2023_Sb linkage group LG06, RoL_Eaeq_v1.1, whole genome shotgun sequence genomic DNA carries:
- the LOC133651515 gene encoding E3 SUMO-protein ligase ZBED1-like, with protein sequence MSAVWKYFNLNSDKDVATKCNICQAQVSRGGTEPGRFNTSNLIAHLKKHHKKEHEDFRESSKAKQQTSSSLQQPTLAESFARHDKLPRDSKKAMVITEKIAQFIVLDDQPLSVGFRAAAQDVLQGTPCLAQWTFRCFY encoded by the exons ATGTCGGCTGTGTGGAAGTATTTTAACCTAAACTCGGACAAAGACGTTGCCACTAAATGCAACATTTGTCAGGCGCAAGTGTCCCGTGGAGGGACAGAACCGGGAAGGTTCAATACAAGCAACCTCatcgcacatttgaaaaaacaccacaaaaaagAACATGAGGATTTTCGCGAGAGCAGCAAGGCGAAGCAACAAACCTCTAGCTCGCTTCAGCAACCCACGCTGGCCGAAAGCTTTGCAAGACATGACAAACTACCACGGGACAGCAAAAAGGCAATGGTCATAACAGAAAAGATAGCCCAGTTTATTGTGCTTGATGACCAGCCCCTGTCGGTG GGCTTTAGGGCAgcagctcaggatgtgctccagGGAACCCCGTGCCTTGCACAGTGGACATTCAGGTGTTTCTACTAG